CATAGCTGCTAAGTAGACTTAAGTTTAGATCCCACTGCAATGTTTTGTGTTCTGTAGTAGACATGCTGGTTAAACTGTTTCTCTTAAAACATATAATactgctgtcctggtttcagttaggacagagttaattttcctcctagtagctggtagggtgctatgttttgccttaggatgagaagagtgctgataacatgctgatgttttaattgttgcgGCGCAGTGCTTGCacaagccaaggacatttcagcttctcgctctgtcctgccagcaggcaggctgggggtgcagcaggagctgggaggggacagacccaggacagctgacccaaactgccCAAAGGGGTATTCTGTACTgtatggggtcatgctgaacaatatataggggtggctagtcaggggaggagggctggactgcttggggttaggctgggtaTTGatcagcgggtggtgagcaattgcactgtgcatcacttgtttcatacatattagtagtagtagtactattatcatcattattgttattattttgctgtcttaataaactgtccctatctcaactcacaggtttcacttccccctccctctctgggatgggggagagaaatgggaaaaggtgagcaaatggctgtgtggtgtttagctgccggccaggttaaaccataACAACTGTATAATATTAGTACTGAGAAATCCAGTGAAAGCACTGGGCTCTTTGTTGCTGCACATCCTAAAACATGCTTATTAATTGCAACAGTCCTTTTCTTCTACAGTATACCTCACACTGAAGGAGCTCAAACGTATAATGTGTGCTCTCACATCATGTTTGTGATCAGTTGTAGTTAGTAAAACTTCAGGCAAGTTGTGCTTGgacagaaattaaacagaaacCATTTGGCTTTATGTAAAAGCAACTTGATTGCCACAGTGTAGACTGAGTAACATCTCTGCCCGCTGTCTCAGTGCAGTCTCCCTTTTGCTTCTACTTTTTACCTCCGAGACCCAGAATGTCTTGTAAAGAGCACATTAAGATGCAACCTGGGAGGAAGCACTGTTGTTAGTAGTGTTACTTGGCACAGATGACGTCAAAACTCCAGTATGGTACCCTTCAACAAGACTACTTTTAATCAGCTTTCTTAAACTACCCCAAAGAAACCACAAACAAATCAACATCtttcataaattaatttgttGTTGCATTATGGGCTCAGGgcaatgtgcattttttttttaatgttgctgaGTTAAAATGTCTTGgctacagcttttcttttgctgcaggaagcattattttaatattccgATTAGGTAGAGATTAGTTGTTTGATGGAATAATTTTAAGTAGAATATGTCAAGCACTGTAGCAAGATTACAGAGGTTCAAAGCATTCactttgcattttgttaatATCACGTAATTCTTACTGGCACATATCGAGTTGAAACACCGTAATGCATTTATGTCAGCATCGATgttacagaatttaaaagaggcatttcagcaagaaaatataatgttttttaGATGGAGCTACAGTTCTGGAGCTACCCCAAGTTCTTTCTGGCCAATCACATCCTGACATATTTTTCTGACTAATATGTTGATACTGCGAACataaaaaagctgtgaaaatggTTTGATTGTGTACTTTAGAACTGCTCCAcgttaattttaaaattatatttcataagTTTTAACTTATCACAAAACAATTAAAcgttttatttttgtcttagcAGGattatggtgctgtgttttctaAGCAGAACCATGCATCTAGCAAGATATTCATCCCGTCTACTGGGAAGACAACTGTGTTCAGCCAGTGCAAATAAGCCAGTGTTGACTTTGTTCACCAAGGTAAAAGTAGTTTACAACATAAAGCTAGGCAAGACTGCATATATATCAGTTTTGATATATGTGAATCCCAGATGAAGCAGCTTGGCTTTTTGTGTAGTATTGGGCATTCTGCTTTGGTGATGTCTTTAAACTCTAGGCTTTACAGCACACTCCTCTCACAAAAAAGTAGTTACAAGCAACAAATGGAGACTTCAAGACTGCTGAATGTAAGTGGCACTATGGTCCATTTTCTAGTGGAAAATTATTCTGTGACTACCAGTGTTTTATCCTGGAAATGGACATCAAAGATGAGTTTTTGTACCTAATCTGCTCTGGACAAGCATGAGCAGTCAAAGCAGGCTCTCCAAAGCACTCACGTTTAATTTCAGTGCAAACTGTGAGACTGAAAATATATCAAAGCAGTATTGATGGtgtatgaagaaaaagaaaattctgcttcACTCCCTTTTGCTTTATTGGCTCTGTAAAGCTAACaggaataaaatgcagaaaaagcttTGTCTGTGGCATGAGCAGTTATTCTTAAGCATATGTGATGAGCAGGAATGGTCATCTGTGAACTGTCAGCTTCCACAAATTGTGATTAAGGGCCTACATTGTCTGCAGAGATCTTCTCCGCTTTTAGTCAGGATGGCACACTGCAGTCTGTGCTGCATTTGTATGGTTCACATAGCCGTTGAGGTCTCTGAGAGGAGAAAAGctaaaaaatgcaaagcactgaGAATGTTGAAATCAGTATGGAGGTATTTGTTGATGAGGGATTTGATTAAAATGATTTCCTTCTCCTGCACCATGTTTGTTCATGCCATCCCTAGCCATAAAGGAATGTTTAAACTATGGAATGTAggaatagattaaaaaaaaaaaaaaaaagtaccagtTGTTTCTTAATCATTGGAATACATTCTTTAAGATGTACTGTACTTTAAAGTTAAAAGTCTCTTCTCTACCTGCCTGATTCAGCATCAGTTCACTCACAGTCAGGATGTGATAAAGTAGGGAATAATGAGCTTAGCTTTGGGTTAATAATTGGAAAAAAGCTCTTCTGTATCATTTTGTGTCATAAAATTTTAAACTAGTAAAACTGTATGAAATCGAGTTTTCTGGGAGCAGAGTTGAAGTAGTTCTCTAACTGGCCGCTTTGGTTGAACgtgtttttaatgtaaaatgttttttgtgtcTGATATTACTGGCAGATGCAAAGCAGAATACAGACTGCTTTAAATTTAGTCAGCACTCTTAGTTAATGCTACTTAactacatttttccttcctttgtatttttaagtataaGGAGGTAAAGGCAGGAGAGAGTTATGGCTTCTGTGACCTCTTCAAACTGGTAGATACTAGCACTGCCAAATGGTTTCCTCCCTCACAGGCTGAGTTTATGCCAACACACATGTATTCATATAACAACTGCTACaggattaaggaaaaaagaactttttttttttttctctcaagatTACTGTAAGTCAGATCAGTTCTGCTGTCTAGCTTTACTTGCAGCTTTATGAGTACTTATGCCAGCACAAAAGAAGCGCTGGCAGGAAGATGGGCCTGCTTCGTTCACCATCAGTGCCAGCTTAAAATGAGCACAAAACATCAGTCTAAGTATGCAGCATAAATGAGAATTATCTGCGGAAATAAAACTGTGTCTTCCACCATGTGTACATTCTAACAGATTTAGCTAACAGCCTAACATTGGTCACTTTAGTAAGGTATTTAGTATTGCTACCTCAGCAATAGGAGTCCTGCTTGCCACAGTAATGTACCTCTCAGATGGGAGATCTTCTGCGACAGCTTCATCCAGACAGCCCTTTTACAAAGATAAAGTCACAGCAGAGACCTACTTTAGGGCACTCTTGTACTGAAAATATGTTATAATATAAATGGACCTTTAAACAAATGTCACTGTTCACTGAAATAGTTTACAGTCTGATTTTAAACCAGCTCCAATCTTATTAGTGCCATGTAGTGGTAAAGGTTGTCAACAGGGCAAGAGTAAAAGCATATTCTTTGCTATGAGTcagcttaattttttaaatacttttgtgTGACTGTTATAATGCTTTCCACAGAACTGTGTACATCCTACTCCCACTGTAAGGAGCCTGACACTTTGCAAAACAGGATTCAGGAGCGTTTGTCTCCATCACTGATACATACCTTTGAGTCTTTAGTATGTCAGTCTgtgcaaaagcagcaagaacTAGCTCCTCATACAGGACTGTTGACCTTTAGTACGTTGCATAGGTTTTCAGAGTATAAGGATTTGTCTGTATGAAAGACTGTTTAGATCAGATGTGAATTAAAAGTAGAGTATTTAATCCAAATTAATTCACACACAGGAAATagttatttcttatttcagattAACTCTGTGTGTAAAGAAGGTTTTAAGTTGAAGGGAGAGAAGTAAATACTTTCTAGCTGTGAGTGGTATTTCATGGCAGAGGGATGGAGCCACCGTATTTGCTGCTGTCTACTTTGTTACGTGAGTTATAGGCCAAATGCTGCTACTACTGAATGCTGAAGCAACATGCCTTCATGTTCATCAGATATGCATTGCTCTAACAATCATGATGCATGATCAGCAAAAGACAGCTGTATAACTGTAGTGGAAGACTAGGAAATTTTCAAAAAGGAGAGGTTTTCTTGGAAAATCTGACCCCGTCACAGGTCGAAGCTGTGTTCCATTTCACCTTGATGGAGGTTCACTATCCTCCCAGCTGTGCAGGTTGGAAGGAAGCAATTGTACTTAATTCCTATGAGGCAAACTCAGCcatattattttaacttttttttttttttttttttttttctgtttgaactgCCCCCAGTGACTTGATCTGAAGTAGACTAGGAGTTGGTCATGTTGACTCCCTCATTCCCCTTCTGACAAGAGCAGTACCAGCAGTTGTTTCCAGCTGGAGATGGCAACACTTTTAATACCCATTACAGCTGAAATATACtaaggggggggaggaggggggaataGATACAACACCTAAACTGTGCCCTTTGCTTTTAGAATAGCAGTTGAAAACTGTTAGTTTGTACcatgagaaaaataacagcaaatgtATAAATTTTGTGAGGGAAGCAAGattagtttttcatttcatccATTCTGCAACAGTAAAGATTTAGAAGCAATAAGATGtaggaaagaaatgggagaggGAACCCACATTTACAGTAATGACCACTCCTGTCTGTTATGTCACTTGACGCTATAAATGATCTGTGTGTTTTACTGCATGCTTTAAATGGtctgaatgttttcctttagaaaCCTTGCCCTCTATGTGATGAAGCAAAAGAAGTGCTCGAGCCATATAAGAGAAGGGTAACGTATTGTAATACTGTACAGTTTATATAGAGAAAGAATAGCTGATCAGGATTCtttatttgggaaagaaaattgcTTGGATTTATTTGCATCCAGTATTCTTTCATGGGTGACCTCTTCAAGACAATATCAGCACTGATTTCCATAAAACTCATTatccaaaaacattttgcaacaAAGCTACTCTAATATCTATTGGCAAACTAAACCAACATACACTTAATTGCAAAAGTTTTTAGAACCACTGTGTTTATAGATACTATTTTTCTTGCTGGTAGAGGAGTTTGCAACTCTTATGAGGCAAGAAATGATATAATTTGGGAAGGATACTGGTATTGATGCAGAGATTCAAATATTTGAACTATATTTGGTACagtttttgctgttcttcaaccaagttttgatgtctttcttgaaagaagaaattgttaGTAGCAACATTAAAGAGGTGTTGCACTCTGCAGCTTAACATGAAGCTATTGTGTTTCCAGCTACATATTTGTTGTAGCTGATGCTCAAAGGAAAGTGGTTCTGCACAGGGATTCAAAAATACCTTGCTGGACTAAAGCAAGAGTTGTTTGCAGATACCCAGCCAAAGACAGTGGCTGCTTACTTTTTGTACCCACATAATGAGCAATTATCTGCGACTTGGAAGAATAAATCCaaaagcacaatgaaaacattgcatttctgagaaaaaaacttGATTAAAAGACAATCAGatattgtttttcagtgtttagtATGTACtaacatatttcttttctgtcacagTTTATTTTGCAGGAAGTGGATATTACCCTTCCAGAGAACTCTGCATGGTATGATAAGTACAAATATGACATACCCGTTTTCCATTTAAATGGAAAGTTCCTAATGAAGCATCGAGTAGACATTCAAAAGTTTGAGGACCAGCTTTCAAAGCTGGAGCTGCATAATGACGGAAACCAttgaagaaaatgcagctgttcTCATGTGATTCTGAAAGGACTGTGCAAAATAAatggcatgaaaaaaaacagtgttcaTTATCTGGCCTTACTTTTATTAGAACTTACAGTACCCCTGTCCTAAAAAAATAGAGTgacttatattttattttgtattagtCAACCATACACATAGCCCCACAAGCAGCCTTTGCTGTGCCTACTGCATCTATTGTTATCCTGGACTGGCTTTTCAttgacaaaataaatgttgctcCCTAGCAgcagataaaatgaaatatgcatTGAGATTGTTAGTACATGCAAGTTGCAAGTCTTTAAGAGGCATGAAGAAATTGAGGAGTGTATCCTAAATGCTGATTTTGAAATGGGGAAGAGGGCTGTAAATGTACTGTAAATGAAAAGGACACTTAATTAAGGACAGCACACTCTCAGTGAAACAGTCATACCTCTAGAACAATCAGCACAATTTGATATAGCTGTTACTAATATGTGAACAccaagtggattttttttcttctcatgggATGAATGTGTTGCACTTAAGGCTATCGTATCTACTACAGCAAGCTTTTGTCTTAGTATTTGAACTACTCCCAGTCacttctgagaaagaaataataataaaaaaaaaaagtgtaatagagccaaaagaagaaaatctgtaatgGAAACAACATTTATTAACTCCAAACCAATTTCTACTAGTGCCACCTATTTCAGACTATAAAATGGAAGCAAGAAACCCAGAGAGTTTCTTCAACATTTTCCAAGCAATccacacaaaaacaacacaaaggcAATGGGAATTCTCCCTTACATTCCAATTACattctaaaacaaaacccatGCTAATACACTATCTTCTGCTCTGCTTAGGGATGCTTGTGGCATAATTCTCCATCATTACAAACCCAGTGAGCAGAGAAAACTTGTTTCTCTAATTGTGTTATGGGAACAGTGGTTGGGCCTCTGGGCTAGAGTTCTGTGGTAATTCAGTCCAGTCTTTATGTTTTCTGACAGAAAGGAATCacatttacagaatcacagaatcacagaatttcctaggttggaagagacctcaaggtcatcgagtccaacctccaacctaacgctaacagccctccactaaaccatatccctaagctctacatctaaacgtcttttgaagacttccagggatggtgactccaccacttccctgggcagcctgttccagtgcctcacaaccctttcagtgaagaagttcttcctaacatctaacctaaaactcccctggctcaacttaaacccattctccctcgtcctgtcaccaggcacgtgggagaacagaccaacccccacctcgctacagcctcccttgaggtacctaaaaagagcgataaggtcacccctgagcctcctcttctccaggctgaacaagcccagctccctcagccgctcctcgtaggacttgttctccaggcccctcaccagctttgtcgcccttctatggacccgctcaagcacctcgatgtccttcttgtagcgagggtcccaaaactgaacacagtactcgaggtgcggcctcaccagagctgagtacagggggtTTAGTTACACTCTGCAACACAACTGCAAATCCATTTATCATTTGGCAACAACATTCTTTTTATGGAGGGGTTCTGTTAGTGCATTATTGGTgatgaaaaaatgtgttgtgGACATACAGAATGCCTAAGTTAAATTTCAGGAGCAGAAGAAAGGCAAATTAAGAAGTCAACTGTTCTAAGCTGAATAGTCTGTAATATACACCGAAGAAAGGTCTACTTCAGCTCTACTTAATAGAACCTCCTAAACAGAAGCTAATCCACACCTGCTgcatttctattctttctgtCATTGTAATATTCATTCTTCTCTACTTATTAagaatttaaacaattttaatagaTGTGGTcttcacagggagaaaaatccAGACACAAAACCTGGTTAGGACAGCAGATTGAAATTCACTGGGATTCACTACAGGCTTAAGCTTTTAGGGTATGGTTCAATAAGAAATGAGCTAATCTTCTATTGTAAAAGTAGTCACATGGTCCCATCCGGCATCTTCAGCCAATGAGGATGAATTTTGCAAGATCAAATTTTGCGGGAGGGGCagaaattaaaactttcttCCAGTTCAGCAGCTTGAATCTACTTTGCAAGGGGTCTGAAAATGTCTGAGTGTTGCCAGAACAGAGATCTGTGCCCTTCATAGAGCATAGTTCAGGAACATCATCTAACTACACCCTGAGATTTGCTTCAGAGGActtcagaaaacttcatttcatAGTAATTCCTTCTCCTCAAGAAGACTGcggaaagagaaaagcatcagTCCTGTGGTGGATTTACTAGATTTGCAAGAACTCAAAAGCCAGCTTAGAAGTTTAAGCATCTCATTAAACCTGTTTCAACTTTTTATCAGCAACTCTGATTAAATGTTTGGtccaaaactgaaattataGCCAATTGTTCCTTTATGTAACCATTTTATACTTTCTGTAACCTTACTTTACCTCTAGATCCTGTTCTTTTACCCTGGTGTCATCGTTTACATTGAAGATGAATAGTGAGTTGTGGAGACttaaaaaacaagctgaaaCTTCTCAGGAGTAAGTGACTGAACTCCAGTAACACAACAAAGTATTAAATGTAATGCTTTCAccaacaggagagaaaaaaacatgtactTTATGCAGTATATAATGCTGCAGTTAAATTTCTAAGTTAACCACAAGTTACTGTTAAATAATGTGTGTGAATTTTCTCTGTATCAGCAAGCaaatgccattttctttctttctataatCTGAGATGGTTTCAGAGGGCTCTGGTTCTTCCTTGCTGagattttgtaataaaatgacCAGCATATAGTGCTTTTCAGGCATACATCAAGCACTCTTCTAAAATACACCATTATTATCTCAAAGATAAAGAGAACAGAGGTCATGTGGACTTGCCCTATTTCCTAATATACATCACTGACAGTGGCTGGAATAGCCATCATAGAgcaattttcctttatttttaatgtggtctgctttggggaaaaaaaaaaaaaaaaaaaaaggaggtcaAAAGCAAACTTCTTAATCATATAGTAGGTGATGAATCTTTTGTTCCTTATTCATTTGGACTGTGGAGGTTTTCTTCTGTAGTCActgtcagatattttttttcctctttattttgtaACATGAATGATAACAGGATTTCTATAATAGCTTTTGTTCATGGCATAGACTTTATCAGTGAGATAGAAGTTTTCTATTTTGGCTGTAGGTGCTGTGTATAATGTAGAGACAAGGGGTGACTGCCTCTTGCAactcttctttctgtttaaaatcaaaCACAACCACGTATTGTGTGTGCCtcatcaattttctttttcaatacaAGTCTGTGAGAAAGGTCATTGTAGACCTATGTACAAGCAACAGGCCCAGACATCCGGGTGGATGTTCTGTGGTGTGGAAAGATCGCTTCCAACCATGGGTCTTAAAATCTCATCATAGCCTTCCAAAGTCAAAACAAGGATATAACTCCCAAATGTTCCAGCAGTATCTGAGAAGACACTGCTATTCTGCTGTTTCAAGGGAGCGATATCCCTCTTCTCATCAGTTTGGGCATAAAGACAGGAATTGGGAACATATGAATATAAAGCACTGGTAGCACACCTCAGACAAGGAGCTGAGCTATAGTCATTGCCAGGTAAAAGCCCTGAAGGACAAGCAGATAAACAAGAGTCTGGTAGTAAGTTTTAGACCACAGGTTCTACTGCAGGATTCTGATTGCAAATTTAGGTTGTGTCAAGGTTGCAGATGTTACTCCCTCCTCTGTTGTCTTCACTATTCTCCCTAAGTGGGAGAACCTCACTAGGATCAGAGTTTTGCCTCAAATGGTTAACTATTTCCCACTTCCTTTGGCATGCAAGGAGACTGACTAAGTGCTTGTGTGACTTTGCATGACTAGTGGGTCTGTCACTTCCATCTTCCAAATACAAGAAAGTACAAATCATATGTaaacttgttttcctctgtttcatATATAATAAAAGCAGTAGGCTCCCAGCACATGCGTCTCTCTTAGTCAAATGTGTTGAAATGTAACTTCAAAATGAGAAGGCATATGCCCCTGCTGAATATGTGTTTATGGAGGCATATGCAACTTTGTGAAAACTAGCAATTCACTCTTTTGACAGTGAACATTGGCAGGAATGCAAAGCTCCATAATGTACTAGCCCTGCAATGTAAAAAGAGATGAACTTACTTCCCGTTTCTGGCCAATTTGAAAGTACATACACAATGTCCCATCTTCCTCCAGTAACTATAAATAACAAATACCCACCAGGCTCACTTGTTTTATGTTCTACTGACTCTTTATTTGTGTCTTCAAATTACACATGGCCCATAGAAGGGATTGTCTCATTTCTCTAAGTAAAGCAGTTCTAGGACAGTGTCGTCCCACATACGTGATACACAATCCCGGCTTTCCCTCCTGTCTGCTCAAAGAAAACTTTCAATAAAGTATCATTCTAGTCTATATTGTGTTTCTCACACTGCTATTAGCGTCTAACTCCCAAGTCATTAAGTTCTGTGTATGCAAGACTGAAATCTAGTCATGGCAATCTGTATTAATTACAAGTGCAGCAATGTGCAGAAGCAAACAGGTACATGTGCACGTGTTGGCAAGATAGTGTtagctccttttttttgttcagtgagAGCATAAGTTTCTAGTGAGTTTTGCCCTATACTGTATCATCTGCTTTTATATCATCTTGCTGGCAAGATGGTTCTGTCCTATTCTTGAGAAGTTATTGGACCTTGAATATCCAAACCTGAGTTGCTTCTGGGCAAGACTGGAGCTGTGAGATACACCTGAACAAGAAATATTCAGCAGTTAGGGAACAGTACTCCAGCTGGATACTGACTTGTGCCTCCTTGGCAAAAAGCAtggtaaggaaaacaaaaccgTCCTCTGATCCCCACTTCTCATagcatttcaaaacatattCTTGTTCCTCGTCTTTATCTTCAGGTGTTACATGGCACATGCCCAAGATATCTCAAAAGGTAAATTGAGTTTTTTGAGGAGGCAAATAGTCTCAGGTGTCTGTTTTGCCTATGGAATGAACTGCAGAAACTGAGGGTGctccacatttttcctttctagagTATATACAATTGATCAAAACTacacagaatataaaataaaacacttccaaTTAAACACAAACCTTACTGAAATGAGACACAGCAACATTCATTTATAGGGAGAAGATGCCAGAACAACATATGATATGCATTACTGGAAAGCACCTACATTTTATGGTGATGGATGTGTCTGGAACCGTCAGCTTTAGTTCTGGGACTTACATCATACCACATGTTTTTAGCTTGTCACTTAAGTGATAATCCCATTAAGAAATGAGATTTAGAGCATATAATCACGTATCAACCCAGTTCTTTTCCTTCtattctccctttcctctctgtctcttttcagGAATGTTTAGCCCATGGACCAGTTTGATAAAGTGATCCAACAGAATTTTATTCAACTATTACATTACATTCCTACAAGTTTCCTGAAGATCTGCTTTCTGGAAGGTGACAGTAATCTCTACATCAATGCCCCCCAGTGGGGGAAAATCATTCTGACCTCTACACTGACCGTGAAATTTGACATCTCTTATCCAGAAAGCATATCATAGCAAATAGGCCATGGAACTGTACTGCTGTGGTGGAAGGAGGTTTGTGGGACAGAGGACACCAACCTGCTGGTAACCAGCTTCATTAAGTAGTTCTGTTTTTCACGTATCAGCCTGTTTAGTTGGAAACAAGTGCTTGAAGAGAACCACTGTAAAATTCAGAGGCTCAAAAATGTGAGCAGGGACCACATTTATACACATAGATTTAATGGGTCTATAGATTTAAGCTTCTACCCTAGGAGGTGAGGCATCCATTTCAACAGTGGCTCCGCTGTGACTCATCACATCTGTCCGCAAGACTGGGTACTCAATGATTTTATTAATGTTCACACTCCAGTGAACATCTACAGTTCTGCTTCATTTAATTCACCTGCGTTCCACCAAGGCTGAATGACTCCAAAACCACTGTCAGGTCCTATCCTCTTATTTCAATATACAAATAGCACCTGTATGCAGCTTACATTTCCACCTGGAAGAACACCTGTGTCATTGGAGGGGAACACACAGCCGGGTGCAAAGACggatggtttttgtttgtttggttgtgtgTTTGTTAAGGGttggattgtttgtttgtttgtttgctttctgccacTGAGTGAAAGGCAGATCAGGCTTCTAGAAAAATTTAAGTATATCCTGGTGTTTTAATTCACAATTGtatgcagcccagaaagccaaccgtatcctaGGCTGTATCAAAAGCAGAGtagccagcagggtgagggaggtgattctccccctctgctctgctcttatAAGACCCCACCTGTGAGAGCATTGCATTCAGCtctgaggcccccagcacagaagggacatggatgtattagcatgagtccagaggagggccacaaggatgatcagagggctggagcacttctcctatgaagactgactgagggagctggggttcagcctggagaaaaaaaggctctggagagaccttacagtggccttccagtacctaaaggagatgacaagaaagctggggaggaactcTTTGCCAGGGGGCATAGGGATACGACAAgtgtaatgattttaaaattatttggaaggaattctttactctgagggtggtgaggcactggcacagatttcccagagaagctgtggatgccccatccctggaggtgctcaaggccaggctggatggggctttgggcaacctggtctggtcagagatgtccctgcccatggcaggggggttggaattagacAGTCTgtaaggtcttttccaacccaacccattctgtgattaagaGAACACAATTATTACATCAGCACTGCAATGTtcgtttgtttttaaaggaaagtttACGAATGGAGgtctataatttaaaaataaataaataaataaagttttcgaacatgtaattttttttttcaggtttcttttagGTTTTCAAGTTTGCTGTCTCAGAATTCATAATCATCATTTTAGATACAgctttagattattttttttattacttggGTGTTTTCCTTGACATCAACACCCACTTCACAGGCGTAGAGATGCAGCTGGCCTCAGAAAAAGCTGTAAGACCTGTAAGACCACTGAGAGCAGGGGTTTTGAGGTTTTAACTTTTTTGCAACGAGAAGCTGACCCAAGCCTGGGCCTGGCAC
The sequence above is a segment of the Aythya fuligula isolate bAytFul2 chromosome Z, bAytFul2.pri, whole genome shotgun sequence genome. Coding sequences within it:
- the CZH5orf63 gene encoding glutaredoxin-like protein C5orf63 homolog, which gives rise to MVLCFLSRTMHLARYSSRLLGRQLCSASANKPVLTLFTKKPCPLCDEAKEVLEPYKRRFILQEVDITLPENSAWYDKYKYDIPVFHLNGKFLMKHRVDIQKFEDQLSKLELHNDGNH